In Gossypium arboreum isolate Shixiya-1 chromosome 5, ASM2569848v2, whole genome shotgun sequence, a single genomic region encodes these proteins:
- the LOC108476934 gene encoding 30S ribosomal protein 2, chloroplastic, translated as MASMSSLILPPYLTKLSVKPQSNQHLLQFLQPNLPKNLTLSSRPRKLRLFVAAEEQTATVASPSSEAARRLYVGNIPRNLKNDELTKIVEEHGAVEKAEVMYDKYSGRSRRFAFVTMKTVEDANAAIEKLNGTQIGGREIKVNITEKPLPQVDLSLLQAEDSQFVDSPHKVYVGNLAKTVTSETLKKFFSEKGKVMSAKVSRVPGSSKSGGFGFVSFSSDEEVEAAISSFNNAMLEGQEIRVNKA; from the exons ATGGCTTCAATGTCATCTCTAATATTACCCCCATATCTCACTAAACTCTCCGTCAAACCCCAATCAAACCAACACTTGCTCCAATTCCTCCAACCCAATTTGCCTAAAAATCTCACCTTGAGTTCACGTCCCAGAAAATTAAGGTTGTTTGTCGCAGCAGAAGAGCAAACCGCAACGGTGGCCTCCCCTTCTTCCGAGGCCGCCAGGAGGCTTTACGTTGGCAACATACCCAGAAATTTGAAAAATGACGAGCTGACAAAGATTGTCGAGGAACATGGCGCTGTTGAAAAAGCAGAG GTGATGTATGATAAGTACTCTGGAAGGAGCCGCCGATTTGCTTTTGTTACCATGAAAACCGTGGAGGATGCTAATGCGGCAATCGAGAAACTAAATGGCACT CAAATTGGAGGACGGGAAATCAAGGTAAACATCACCGAAAAGCCTCTGCCACAAGTGGATTTGTCTCTCCTTCAGGCGGAGGATTCCCAGTTCGTTGATAGCCCGCACAAAGTTTATGTGGGAAACCTTGCGAAGACAGTAACTTCAGAGACACTAAAGAAGTTTTTTTCTGAGAAAGGGAAGGTAATGAGCGCCAAGGTTTCACGGGTCCCGGGGTCCTCCAAATCAGGGGGATTTGGGTTTGTATCATTCTCTTCAGATGAGGAAGTTGAAGCTGCCATCTCTTCTTTTAACAATGCT ATGTTGGAGGGGCAAGAAATTCGTGTAAACAAGGCATAA
- the LOC108479664 gene encoding dihydrolipoyllysine-residue acetyltransferase component 5 of pyruvate dehydrogenase complex, chloroplastic: MANVLQTSFLPSTSSLRRPSISGSKGKSQSLQVKAKIREIFMPALSSTMTEGKIVSWMKSEGDKLSKGESVVVVESDKADMDVESFHEGFLAAIMVEEGGVAPVGSAIALLAETEDEIAEAKTKSQSSSNSTPQVVEEKPKQIEEAAPDVPAAAAAPSVPVAEAVTLGSAVHPASEGGKRIVASPYAKKLAKELKVDLGTVVGSGPLGRIVAKDVEAAAVAVPVAASPAKPDPVAPGIELGTVVPFTTMQGAVSRNMVESLSVPTFRVGYTITTNALDALYKKIKSKGVTMTALLAKATALALVQHPVVNSCCRDGNSFTYNSSINIAVAVAIDGGLITPVLQDADKVDIYTLSRKWKELVDKARAKQLQPHEYNTGTFTLSNLGMFGVDRFDAILPPGTGAIMAVGASQPSVVASMDGRIGMKNQMQVNVTADHRVIYGADLAAFLQTLAKIVEDPKDLTF; this comes from the exons ATGGCTAACGTTCTACAGACTTCTTTCCTTCCTTCTACTTCTTCCCTTCGCCGGCCCTCCATTTCTGGTTCCAAAGGGAAGTCTCAATCCCTTCAAGTGAAGGCCAAGATACGAGAGATTTTCATGCCCGCACTCAGCTCTACAATGACGGAAGGTAAGATCGTGTCTTGGATGAAGTCGGAAGGGGACAAGTTGTCTAAAGGGGAGAGCGTTGTTGTTGTGGAATCCGACAAGGCTGATATGGACGTCGAGAGTTTCCACGAGGGATTCCTCGCCGCTATTATGGTGGAGGAAGGCGGCGTTGCTCCCGTCGGTTCTGCAATCGCCCTCTTGGCTGAGACTGAAGACGAGATCGCTGAAGCCAAAACTAAATCGCAGTCTTCTTCGAATAGCACTCCTCAGGTAGTAGAAGAAAAGCCAAAGCAAATTGAAGAGGCGGCTCCGGATGTTCCGGCTGCTGCTGCTGCTCCATCAGTTCCGGTCGCAGAGGCTGTAACTTTGGGGTCCGCCGTACATCCGGCTTCGGAAGGAGGGAAGAGGATAGTTGCCTCGCCGTATGCCAAGAAATTGGCTAAGGAGTTGAAGGTGGATTTGGGAACAGTTGTGGGGAGTGGACCCTTGGGGAGGATTGTGGCTAAGGACGTCGAGGCAGCTGCGGTAGCAGTGCCGGTGGCTGCTTCTCCGGCGAAGCCAGATCCTGTGGCTCCTGGGATTGAATTGGGAACAGTGGTTCCTTTTACCACAATGCAGGGTGCTGTGAGTAGGAATATGGTCGAGAGCTTGTCAGTGCCTACGTTCCGAGTTGGGTACACTATCACCACGAATGCACTTGATGCCTTGTACAAAAAG ATCAAGTCCAAGGGTGTGACAATGACAGCATTGCTTGCAAAGGCAACTGCACTTGCATTGGTTCAACATCCAGTGGTGAACTCCTGCTGTAGGGATGGCAACAGCTTTACATACAATAGTAGCATCAATATTGCTGTTGCTGTAGCTATAGATGGAGGGTTGATTACACCGGTTCTACAAGATGctgataag GTTGACATTTATACATTGTCAAGAAAGTGGAAAGAGTTGGTTGATAAGGCACGGGCCAAGCAACTGCAACCTCATGAATATAATACAG GTACTTTCACCCTGTCTAACCTTGGGATGTTTGGTGTGGACCGGTTTGATGCCATTCTGCCACCTGGAACT GGAGCAATTATGGCGGTTGGAGCTTCTCAGCCCAGCGTGGTGGCTAGCATGGATGGCCGCATTGGCATGAAGAACCAAATGCAG GTAAATGTGACGGCAGATCACCGAGTGATCTACGGTGCTGATCTAGCTGCATTCTTGCAAACACTGGCTAAGATTGTGGAGGATCCTAAAGATCTTACCTTCTAG